A single window of Myripristis murdjan chromosome 21, fMyrMur1.1, whole genome shotgun sequence DNA harbors:
- the eaf2 gene encoding ELL-associated factor 2 has translation MNGTAYSNFDSQDHVLKLGETFEKHPKSAYHTVRYDFKPASIDTTCEGELDVGKGEQVTITLPNLEGSSAPVTVFKGSKRPYMKECILIVNHDTGEYRLEKLNSNIAVKKTRAEGSSKIQSRLEQQTSRLSQQMKSSSSSSSNKTQTGSKTSPPKEKMFPTSPMDDIERELMAEARVMDQMSSGDSSSDSHSSSSSSSDDSSSSSDSEDERSSPSPTTPANQSMPIITTNSNTTSLSNSRPEESGGGLLMNTLKNDLQLSESGSESEDD, from the exons ATGAATGGAACGGCGTACTCCAATTTTGACAGTCAAGACCACGTCCTAAAATTAGGGGAAACGTTTGAGAAGCATCCTAAAAGTGCATACCACACAGTGCGAT ATGATTTCAAACCAGCCTCCATTGACACAACATGTGAAGGGGAGCTTGATGTGGGCAAAGGAGAGCAAGTCACCATTACTCTACCCAATCTAGAG GGTTCATCTGCCCCAGTAACAGTGTTCAAGGGATCAAAGAGGCCGTACATGAAGGAATGCATCCTCATTGTGAACCATGACACAGGAGAGTACCGCctggaaaaactcaacagcaacataGCTGTCAAAAAGACCAG GGCTGAGGGTAGCAGTAAGATCCAGTCTCGCCTGGAGCAGCAGACCAGTCGTCTGAGCCAGCAGATGaaaagtagcagcagtagcagcagtaacaAGACTCAAACTGGCTCCAAGACTTCTCCTCCTAAAGAGAAGATGTTCCCCACATCACCCATGGATGACATTGAGAGAG AGTTGATGGCGGAGGCGCGGGTCATGGACCAGATGAGCAGCGGCGACAGCTCCTCTGACTCCcacagctcctcttcctccagcagtgacgacagctccagcagcagtgaCTCTGAGGACGAGCGGAGTTCCCCATCACCCACGACCCCGGCCAACCAGAGCATGCCTATCATCACAACCAACAGCAACACCACCTCCCTCTCCAACAGCCGCCcagaggagagcggaggaggacTTCTCATGAACACACTCA AGAATGACCTCCAGCTGAGTGAATCAGGCAGTGAAAGTGAAGATGACTGA
- the cyp27a3 gene encoding cytochrome P450 — MLRKSLINIGMRVCRQPQPNGFQSATAALNPVKSTWDQRRRDASTTTVAEGNSKLKTMEDLNGPSFLTSLYWLFIKGYFQTTHQMQIEHSKIYGPLWKSKYGPLVIVNVANAELIEQVLRQEGRHPVRTDMPHWRAYRELRNQAHGPLTEMGAKWQRIRSILNPRMLKPKHVSSYSNAINMVVTDFIDKVAWLRDTHGQGVMVHDLAGELYKFAFEGICSVLFETRMGCLNEVVPEQTQKFIVSVGEMFRLSQLVILFPKSTWPYLPFWKQFVAAWDYLFKVAEELVQQKIDDVQEKLQLGQPVEGEYLTHLLLSEQMTVTEILGSITELLLAGVDTTSNTISWTLYHMAKEPEIQEKLYQEVISVCPGEKVPTSDDIANMPYLKAVIRETLRLYPVVPGNARLTVENEIVVGDHLFPKKTLFHLCHYAVSYDEKVFPDPHTFLPERWLRGGEDRSKQHPFGSVPFGFGIRACLGRRVAELEMYLLLSRLIKQYEVKQDPAGTTVKAITRTLMAPATSINLQFLDRQVQ, encoded by the exons ATGCTCCGCAAGTCGCTAATAAACATCGGGATGCGCGTTTGTCGCCAACCACAGCCGAATGGGTTTCAAAGCGCGACAGCGGCGTTAAATCCAGTAAAAAGTACTTGGGACCAACGCCGCCGCGACGCATCCACCACGACTGTTGCGGAGGGAAACAGTAAACTCAAAACAATGGAGGATTTAAATGGACCTAGTTTCTTGACTTCCTTATACTGGCTTTTCATCAAGGGCTACTTCCAAACGACACACCAGATGCAA ATTGAGCACAGCAAGATCTATGGTCCTCTGTGGAAGTCAAAGTACGGCCCTCTGGTCATTGTGAACGTGGCCAACGCCGAGCTGATAGAGCAGGTGCTGAGGCAGGAGGGGAGACACCCGGTCAGGACGGACATGCCACACTGGAGGGCGTACCGGGAGCTCAGGAACCAGGCTCACGGACCGCTGACAGA gatGGGAGCTAAGTGGCAGCGTATCCGGAGCATCCTGAATCCTCGCATGCTCAAGCCCAAGCATGTCTCCTCCTACAGCAACGCCATCAACATGGTGGTGACAGACTTCATCGATAAAGTGGCCTGGCTGAGGGATACACACGGCCAAGGAGTGATGGTCCACGACCTGGCTGGAGAGCTCTACAAGTTCGCGTTTGAAG GGATCTGTTCGGTGCTGTTTGAGACCCGTATGGGCTGTCTGAACGAGGTGGTGCCAGAGCAAACCCAGAAGTTCATCGTCTCTGTGGGGGAAATGTTCCGCCTGTCCCAGCTCGTCATCCTCTTCCCCAAGTCCACCTGGCCTTACCTTCCCTTCTGGAAACAATTTGTCGCCGCTTGGGATTACCTCTTTAAAGTTG CTGAGGAGTTGGTGCAGCAAAAAATAGACGATGTCcaggagaagctgcagctggGACAGCCTGTGGAGGGAGAGTAcctcacacacctgctgctcagCGAGCAGATGACCGTCACTGAGATCCTGGGCAGCATCACCGAGCTCCTGCTGGCTGGAGTCGACACG ACATCGAACACCATCTCGTGGACTCTTTACCACATGGCGAAGGAGCCGGAGATTCAGGAGAAGCTGTATCAGGAGGTGATCAGTGTCTGCCCTGGAGAAAAAGTGCCAACCAGTGACGACATTGCGAACATGCCCTACCTGAAGGCCGTCATCAGGGAGACCCTACG GTTATATCCAGTGGTGCCAGGCAACGCTCGTCTCACTGTTGAAAACGAGATTGTGGTGGGAGATCATCTCTTCCCCAAAAAG ACCCTGTTCCATCTGTGCCACTATGCCGTGTCGTACGATGAGAAGGTTTTCCCTGATCCCCACACCTTCCTGCCTGAGCGCTGGCTCCGAGGAGGGGAGGATCGGTCCAAGCAGCACCCATTTGGATCGGTGCCTTTTGGCTTTGGGATCCGGGCCTGCCTGGGCCGAAGGGTGGCTGAGCTGGAGATGTATCTCCTCCTGTCCAGG TTGATAAAACAGTACGAGGTGAAGCAAGATCCTGCAGGAACCACCGTCAAGGCGATTACCAGGACTCTGATGGCCCCCGCCACGTCGATCAACCTGCAGTTTCTGGACAGGCAAGTGCAGTAG
- the slc15a2 gene encoding solute carrier family 15 member 2, protein MGKKICGTNYPVSIAFIVVNEFCERFSYYGMKAVLTLYFMYYLHWDRDLSTAVYHAFSSLCYFTPVLGALIADSWLGKFKTIISLSIVYVIGHVVKSVGAIPHVGDSTTHIALSMVGLILIAFGTGGIKPCVAAFGGDQFDEEHVNERRKFFSIFYMSINAGSVLSTIITPMLRADVQCFGDDCYALAFGVPAVLMIIALVVFIAGSGLYKKNPPQGNILLEVCNCIGFAIKNRWNRSKYDPDRKHWLDWAEERYSRRLIQEIKMVLRVLVLYIPLPMFWALFDQQGSRWTLQATRMNMAFGDYFVVKPDQMQMLNALLILVFVPIFDFIIYPLVALCRIRITPLRKMTAGMIFAALAFGAATLVEVNAEKSVVHPAPRGKCLLQVFNVAGRNVTVHIPGSDLFPQPIQHLQDPPEYKTLPLGENSKRLSINVSYSEDDVTYQCSQNFTEKKAYSLVLYPATTGIQCKLVNDYIEKNETGKALLRFINTQPEAVNLTVGEADFHVPGHYGVSRNETVERGLYTEVSCIPQSEKCSSLDLGLLDFGAAYTVILTEEEGKTVHYKMEDVKANNVSIAWQIPQYVLITTGEVMFSITGLEFSYSQAPANMKSVLQAGWLLTVAFGNVIVLIVAEGAGLEQWVEFLLFACLLVGVSIIFSIMALFYTYVDPDQLDKIYLEDSVKEEEDSNLQKKTPDDIYLNKIDTSTKL, encoded by the exons ATGGGGAAG AAAATATGTGGGACCAATTATCCGGTCAGCATCGCCTTCATAGTGGTGAATGAGTTCTGTGAGCGCTTCTCCTACTATGGCATGAAAG CGGTGCTGACGCTCTACTTCATGTACTACCTGCACTGGGACAGGGACCTCTCCACGGCTGTGTACCACGCCTTCTCCAGCCTCTGCTACTTCACGCCGGTGCTGGGGGCGCTGATCGCCGACTCCTGGCTGGGAAAGTTCAA GACCATCATCTCCCTGTCCATTGTCTATGTCATCGGCCATGTGGTCAAATCTGTCGGGGCGATTCCTCATGTGGGAGACAGCACCACGCACAT TGCACTGTCCATGGTAGGCCTGATCCTCATAGCCTTTGGCACCGGAGGCATCAAACCCTGTGTGGCAGCTTTTGGAGGAGACCAGTTTGATGAGGAGCAC GTGAATGAAAGGAGGAAATTCTTCTCTATTTTCTACATGTCGATCAATGCCGGGAGTGTCTTATCAACTATCATTACACCTATGCTGAGAG CTGATGTGCAGTGTTTCGGTGACGACTGCTATGCTCTGGCTTTCGGGGTCCCTGCGGTTCTGATGATCATAGCGTTAG TCGTGTTCATCGCTGGCAGCGGGCTGTACAAGAAGAATCCTCCTCAGGGAAATATCCTCTTGGAAGTCTGCAACTGCATTGGG TTTGCCATCAAAAATCGCTGGAACAGGTCGAAGTATGACCCTGACAGGAAACACTGGTTGGACTGGGCTGAGGAGAGATACTCG AGGCGTCTGATCCAGGAGATAAAGATGGTTCTGCGGGTTCTGGTGCTCTACATCCCTCTGCCCATGTTCTGGGCTTTATTTGACCAGCAG GGTTCCCGCTGGACCCTGCAAGCCACCAGGATGAACATGGCTTTT GGAGATTACTTCGTCGTGAAGCCTGACCAAATGCAG ATGTTGAATGCTCTGCTGATCCTTGTCTTTGTGCCCATCTTCGACTTCATCATATATCCGCTCGTGGCACTTTGCAGAATCAGGATCAC CCCTCTCAGGAAGATGACAGCCGGGATGATCTTTGCAGCGCTGGCGTTTGGAGCAGCCACTTTGGTGGAGGTGAACGCCGAG AAATCGGTGGTGCACCCTGCCCCCCGGGGGAAATGTCTCCTGCAGGTCTTCAACGTGGCAGGGAGGAACGTCACTGTGCACATCCCTGGCTCTGATCTGTTCCCACAACCAATCCAGCACCTCCAG GATCCTCCTGAATATAAGACGCTCCCACTCGGGGAGAACAGCAAGCGGCTGAGCATCAACGTGAGCTACAGTGAAGATGACGTAACCTACCAGTGTAGCCAGAACTTCACAGAAAAGAAAGCCTACAGTCTCGTCTTGTATCCTGCAACCACTGGCATCCAGTGCAAACTT GTCAATGACTACATTGAAAAAAATGAGACCGGGAAGGCTCTTTTGAG GTTCATCAACACACAGCCGGAGGCGGTGAACCTAACGGTTGGAGAAGCAGACTTCCATGTGCCAGGTCACTATGGCGTGTCGAGAAATGAAACTGTGGAGCGAGGACT ATACACAGAAGTGAGCTGCATCCCACAGTCAGAGAAGTGCTCCTCTCTTGATCTGGGGCTGCTGGACTTTGGAGCCGCCTACACCGTCATACTAACAGAG GAAGAGGGTAAGACTGTTCATTACAAGATGGAGGATGTGAAGGCCAACAACGTGAGCATTGCGTGGCAGATCCCACAGTACGTCCTCATCACCACTGGGGAGGTCATGTTCTCCATCACAGGCCTGGAGTTCTCCTACTCACAG GCTCCAGCAAACATGAAGTCCGTCCTGCAGGCTGGTTGGCTGCTCACTGTTGCATTTGGCAATGTCATTGTGCTGATTGTTGCCGAAGGCGCGGGGCTGGAACAG